From Enterococcus mediterraneensis, the proteins below share one genomic window:
- a CDS encoding DUF1189 domain-containing protein: MTVFKLFKSSLFRFKELEQARRISFIKIIGYLVLLSAFLAIPITFHLSKTLTKIQTDGQAIAEKIPDFTIQNDRLTPDRPTKGFIYQTDSIIFTFDPEGKRSAEDISTDMIGNFLSIGLLKDELVVVLPSSGLASELFGDSQLVLPYQDDTLQSLNDTQIRNVLQQNRLPWWLYGLAFIIALYSMFLELILTVLITTIGATIFSKLRRLPLRFFENLKIVTFAVTLPVIIAAVLSFFTTFDSSTFIMLGGLFIYIQMVRSNTRPQK, encoded by the coding sequence ATGACAGTTTTTAAATTATTTAAAAGTTCATTGTTTCGTTTTAAAGAATTGGAACAAGCAAGAAGAATCTCATTTATCAAAATCATCGGTTATCTGGTCCTATTAAGCGCGTTTCTCGCGATTCCGATCACTTTTCACCTGTCAAAAACACTAACAAAAATCCAGACAGACGGGCAAGCAATAGCTGAAAAAATACCGGATTTTACGATCCAAAACGACAGATTGACTCCTGATAGGCCGACAAAAGGCTTCATTTATCAAACAGATTCGATCATCTTCACTTTCGATCCTGAAGGAAAACGGTCCGCAGAGGATATTTCAACTGATATGATCGGCAATTTTCTGAGCATCGGTCTTTTAAAAGACGAATTAGTGGTGGTCCTTCCCTCATCCGGACTGGCAAGTGAATTATTTGGTGACAGCCAACTTGTGCTGCCTTATCAAGATGATACACTGCAGTCATTAAATGATACACAAATCCGGAACGTGCTGCAACAAAATCGGCTTCCTTGGTGGCTGTATGGATTAGCATTTATTATCGCATTGTATTCAATGTTCTTGGAACTGATTCTCACAGTTTTAATAACAACGATCGGCGCAACGATTTTCTCAAAACTAAGACGTTTGCCGCTCAGATTTTTTGAGAATCTGAAAATCGTGACCTTTGCTGTAACCTTGCCTGTCATTATCGCGGCGGTACTTTCCTTTTTCACCACCTTTGATTCCAGCACATTTATCATGTTAGGCGGCTTGTTCATCTATATCCAAATGGTACGAAGCAACACCCGGCCGCAAAAATAA